One genomic region from Epinephelus fuscoguttatus linkage group LG6, E.fuscoguttatus.final_Chr_v1 encodes:
- the gapvd1 gene encoding GTPase-activating protein and VPS9 domain-containing protein 1 isoform X3 — MVKPDIHTLAHHLKQERLYVASEKQLIQRLNSDVLKTAERLYRAAWIAKQQRINLDRLILTSAEASPAECCQHAKMLEDTQFVDGYKTLGFQETIYGEFLARLRENPRLVASCLVAGERLNQEHTQSVTHTVFTSLYGNCIMQEDESYLLQVLRYLVEFELKESDNPRRLLRRGTCAFSILFKLFSEGLYSAKLFLTATLHEPIMQLLVEDEDHLETDPAKVTERLTPAQQERFGEKGSEGYKQRVQAAVEANEAKLVALVNKFIGYLKQNTYCFPHSLRWIVSQMYKTLSCVERLEVGEVRTMCTDLLLTCFICPAIVNPEQYGIISDAPINEVARFNLMQVGQLLQQLAMADDDADPRRKSSLSKFDKSCVAAFLDVVIGGRAVETPPMSSMNLLEGLSRTAVYITHNQLLVLVDFVRNVMAGDHLREEEHMALETLVANVPQSRTVKSNSLELTPSNTPQLSPATTPANKKNRLPIAAARSRSRTNIAQEGEAEASSQESLQELMPEEVLVISLGTGPQSVPGMMSENEVLNLQMADGAQGDGHADDTKLHGKPDKTLRFSLCSDNLEGISEGPSNRSNSVSSLDLEGESVSELGAGPSGSNGVEALQLLEHEQATTQDNLDDKLRKFEIRDMMGLTDDRDISETVSETWSTDVLGSDFDPNMDEDRLQEIAGAAAENMLGSLLCLPGSGSVLLDPYGSTISETTSEAWSVEVLPSDSEAPDLKQEERLQELESCSGVGSTSDDTEVREVSSRPSTPGLSVVSGISATSEDIPNKIEDLRSECSSDFGGKDSVTSPDGEESGHGAHHLTSPPSQADSLLAMFDPLSSGEGSSTGTIVRPKVHYARPPHPPPDPPIPEASALGQETRHSLFTPHCLAQAELEHTKQRHSFPDRLVRSRSSDIVCPGRRPTSDPGLNRRVAAEERDPAGAFALGPSSSPSKDSLKGEVEDRKDSDDEKSDRNRPWWKKRFVSAIPKAPIAAFRKRDKHEKDDIVPERVPQDDPLPRQSSQAQAAEDILDKYRNIKRTSPSDGATGGASYDGTGDLCVEDSVHDSPREDTLQNISTDDLPDSASQTAQQHDSKFSFSDAKKKLRLALCSADSVALPIMAPATTRNGLPDHMDSEDNEIVCFLKVQLAEAINLQDKNQMAQIQETTRCVSRFDARTCRKLLAAIAEDYRKRAPYIAYLTRCRQGLQTSQAHLERLLQRVLRDKEVANRYFTTVCVRLLLEHMESRMLDFIKAFQGCTAADDKTAAVEDFLRYLYGAMARDAIWQYASEDQLQDAQMAIERSVMNRIFKLAFYPNQDGDILRDQLFHEHIQRLTKVVTANHKALQIPEVYLKEAPWPSAQSEIRTINAYKTPRDKVQCILRMCSTIMNLLSLANEDSVPGADDFVPVLVFVLIRANPPCLLSTVQYINNFYASRLSGEECYWWMQFTAAVEFIKTIDDRK; from the exons AAGGGAGAACCCTAGACTGgtggcttcctgtttggtggcaGGCGAGAGGCTGAACCAAGAGCACACCCAGTCAGTCACCCATACAGTCTTCACCTCTCTTTATGGCAACTGTATTATGCAGGAGGATGAGAGCTACCTGTTACAG GTGTTGCGATACCTGGTGGAGTTTGAGCTGAAAGAGAGTGACAACCCTCGCCGCCTACTGCGACGGGGAACCTGTGCCTTCAGCATCCTTTTCAAGCTCTTCTCTGAGGGCCTGTACTCAGCCAAGCTCTTCCTCACTGCCACCCTCCATGAACCCATTATGCAGCTGCTGGTGGAGGATGAAGACCACCTGGAGACTGACCCAGCCAAGGTGACAGAGCGCCTCACTCCGGCCCAGCAGGAACGCTTCGGAGAGAAGGGCTCTGAGGGCTACAAACAAAGGGTGCAGGCAGCTGTGGAGGCCAATGAGGCCAAGCTGGTGGCTCTGGTCAACAAATTTATTGGTTACCTGAAGCAGAACACCTACTGCTTTCCCCACAGCCTGCGTTGGATTGTGTCGCAGATGTACAAGACTTTGTCATGTGTGGAGCGTCTTGAGGTGGGCGAGGTGCGCACCATGTGTACAGACCTGCTGCTGACCTGCTTCATTTGCCCAGCTATAGTTAACCCAGAGCAGTATGGTATCATCTCAGATGCCCCCATCAATGAAGTAGCCCGCTTCAATCTAATGCAG GTGGGGCAGCTTTTGCAGCAGTTGGCCATGGCTGATGATGATGCAGACCCAAGGCGGAAAAGCAGTTTGTCTAAATTTGATAAG AGTTGTGTTGCTGCCTTTCTGGATGTGGTGATTGGAGGAAGAGCAGTTGAGACCCCACCCATGTCCTCAATGAACCTTTTGGAAGGCCTCAGTAGGACTGCGGTCTATATCACACATAATCAGCTGCTGGTGCTG GTGGACTTTGTGCGGAACGTGATGGCAGGGGACCACCTTCGGGAGGAGGAGCACATGGCTCTGGAGACCCTGGTTGCCAACGTGCCCCAGTCTCGAACTGTGAAGAGCAACAGTCTGGAGCTCACTCCCTCCAACACCCCCCAGCTCTCCCCGGCTACCACTCCTGCCAACAAGAAGAACAGGCTCCCCATAG CAGCTGCTCGCAGCCGCAGCCGTACCAACATAGCCCAGGAGGGGGAGGCAGAGGCCAGCTCCCAAGAGTCCCTACAGGAGCTGATGCCAGAGGAGGTGCTGGTGATTTCACTAGGAACTGGCCCACAGTCTGTCCCTGGGATGATGTCAGAGAATGAG GTATTGAACCTGCAGATGGCTGATGGAGCCCAGGGGGATGGCCATGCTGATGATACCAAGCTGCATGGTAAACCAGACAAAACTCTGCGCTTCTCCCTCTGCAGTGACAACTTGGAAGGCATCTCAGAGG gcCCATCCAATCGTTCTAACTCTGTGTCATCTCTGGACCTGGAGGGAGAGTCTGTTTCTGAGCTTGGAGCCGGACCATCAGGGAGCAACGGGGTGGAGGCTCTACAGCTTTTGGAGCATGAACAgg CTACTACTCAGGACAACCTGGATGACAAACTGCGCAAGTTTGAGATTAGAGACATGATGGGTCTAACAGATGATCGCGACATCTCTGAGACGGTCAGCGAAACCTGGAGCACCGACGTGCTCGGCAGTGACTTTGACCCCAACATGGATGAAGATCGGCTGCAGGAAATAGCAG GGGCAGCTGCGGAGAACATGCTCGGCAGCCTGCTGTGTCTTCCTGGCTCGGGTTCAGTACTGCTGGACCCCTACGGCTCCACCATCTCAGAGACCACAAGCGAGGCCTGGAGCGTGGAGGTCCTTCCCAGTGACTCAG AAGCACCAGACCTGAAGCAGGAGGAGCGCCTGCAGGAGCTGGAGAGCTGCTCAGGGGTTGGCAGTACCTCTGATGACACAGAGGTCAGAGAGGTCAGCTCGAGACCCAGCACACCAGGTCTCAGTGTCGTCTCAG GCATCAGCGCAACCTCAGAAGACATCCCCAACAAGATCGAGGACCTGCGGTCAGAGTGCAGCTCAGACTTTGGAGGGAAGGACTCTGTGACCAGTCCAGATGGGGAGGAGTCAGGCCACG GAGCACACCATCTGACATCTCCACCATCACAGGCCGATTCCTTACTGGCCATGTTCGATCCCCTCTCCTCCGGTGAAG GCTCCTCCACTGGCACAATAGTGAGGCCCAAAGTGCACTACGCCAGGCCCCCTCACCCTCCCCCCGATCCTCCCATCCCTGAAGCCAGTGCCCTGGGGCAGGAGACGCGCCACTCTCTCTTCACGCCCCACTGCCTGGCCCAGGCTGAGCTGGAGCACACCAAGCAGCGCCACTCCTTCCCTGACAGGCTGGTCCGTAGCCGCAGCTCTGACATCGTGTGCCCAGGCCGCCGGCCCACAAGTGACCCCGGCCTTAACCGGCGGGTCGCGGCCGAAGAGCGTGACCCTGCTGGGGCCTTCGCCTTAGGACCGTCCTCATCCCCCAGCAAGGACTCCCTGAAAGGGGAG GTTGAGGACAGGAAAGACAGTGATGATGAGAAGTCTGATCGCAACAGGCCATGGTGGAAGAAACGTTTTGTGTCAGCCATTCCCAAAG CGCCCATAGCTGCATTTCGGAAAAGGGACAAGCACGAGAAAGACGACATTGTCCCGGAGCGTGTTCCACAAG ATGACCCGTTGCCCAGACAGAGCTCTCAAGCACAGGCAGCTGAAGACATCCTGGACAAGTACAGGAACATCAAAAGGACCAGCCCGAGTGATGGAGCCACAGGCGGAGCTTCTTACGATGGTACAGGAG ATCTGTGTGTTGAGGACAGCGTTCACGACTCTCCTAGAGAAGACACTCTGCAGAACATCTCCACAGATGACCTCCCAGACTCAGCCAGCCAGACAGCACAGCAGCATGACTCCAAGTTCTCTTTCAG TGATGCAAAGAAGAAGTTGCGGTTGGCGTTGTGTTCTGCAGACTCAGTTGCTCTGCCCATCATGGCTCCTGCGACCACACGAAATGGGTTGCCTGACCACATGGACTCTGAAG acaaTGAGATCGTCTGCTTCCTGAAGGTCCAACTGGCAGAGGCCATCAACCTTCAGGATAAGAACCAGATGGCCCAGATCCAGGAGACCACGCGCTGTGTCAGCCGCTTTGACGCACGCACCTGCAGGAAGCTGCTGGCTGCCATTGCGGAGGATTACAG aAAGCGGGCGCCATACATCGCTTATCTAACCAGGTGTCGTCAGGGCCTGCAGACCTCTCAGGCCCACCTGGAGAGGCTCCTCCAGAGGGTGCTGAGAGACAAGGAGGTAGCTAACCGCTACTTCACCACCGTCTGTGTCAGGCTCCTTCTTGAGCACATGGAGTCCAGGATGCTTGACTTCATCAAAG CGTTCCAGGGGTGCACAGCAGCGGATGACAAGACAGCAGCAGTGGAGGATTTTCTGCGCTACTTGTACGGCGCCATGGCCCGTGATGCCATTTGGCAGTACGCTAGCGAAGACCAGCTGCAGGACGCCCAGATGGCTATCGAGCGCAGCGTTATGAACCGCATCTTCAAACTGGCCTTCTACCCCAACCAGGATGGAGATATTCTCAGAGACCA GCTTTTCCACGAACATATCCAGCGGCTCACAAAAGTTGTGACGGCCAATCATAAAGCTCTGCAAATCCCAGAG GTTTACCTGAAGGAGGCTCCCTGGCCCTCTGCACAGTCTGAGATCAGGACCATCAATGCATACAAGACACCACGAGACAAAGTCCAGTGTATACTGCGCATGTGTTCCACCATCATGAACCTCCTCAGTCTGGCCAATGAAGACTCTGTCCCTGGAGCAGATGACTTTGTCCCTGTGCTTGTCTTTGTCCTCATAAGG GCAAACCCGCCCTGCCTGCTGTCCACCGTTCAGTACATCAATAATTTCTATGCCAGCCGGCTGAGTGGGGAGGAGTGCTATTGGTGGATGCAGTTCACCGCGGCGGTGGAATTCATTAAGACCATCGACGATCGCAAGTGA
- the gapvd1 gene encoding GTPase-activating protein and VPS9 domain-containing protein 1 isoform X2 — protein sequence MVKPDIHTLAHHLKQERLYVASEKQLIQRLNSDVLKTAERLYRAAWIAKQQRINLDRLILTSAEASPAECCQHAKMLEDTQFVDGYKTLGFQETIYGEFLARLRENPRLVASCLVAGERLNQEHTQSVTHTVFTSLYGNCIMQEDESYLLQVLRYLVEFELKESDNPRRLLRRGTCAFSILFKLFSEGLYSAKLFLTATLHEPIMQLLVEDEDHLETDPAKVTERLTPAQQERFGEKGSEGYKQRVQAAVEANEAKLVALVNKFIGYLKQNTYCFPHSLRWIVSQMYKTLSCVERLEVGEVRTMCTDLLLTCFICPAIVNPEQYGIISDAPINEVARFNLMQVGQLLQQLAMADDDADPRRKSSLSKFDKSCVAAFLDVVIGGRAVETPPMSSMNLLEGLSRTAVYITHNQLLVLVDFVRNVMAGDHLREEEHMALETLVANVPQSRTVKSNSLELTPSNTPQLSPATTPANKKNRLPIGQHLAAITSWDPTTTTLSAHIPLVTPFAARSRSRTNIAQEGEAEASSQESLQELMPEEVLVISLGTGPQSVPGMMSENEVLNLQMADGAQGDGHADDTKLHGKPDKTLRFSLCSDNLEGISEGPSNRSNSVSSLDLEGESVSELGAGPSGSNGVEALQLLEHEQATTQDNLDDKLRKFEIRDMMGLTDDRDISETVSETWSTDVLGSDFDPNMDEDRLQEIAGAAAENMLGSLLCLPGSGSVLLDPYGSTISETTSEAWSVEVLPSDSEAPDLKQEERLQELESCSGVGSTSDDTEVREVSSRPSTPGLSVVSGISATSEDIPNKIEDLRSECSSDFGGKDSVTSPDGEESGHGAHHLTSPPSQADSLLAMFDPLSSGEGSSTGTIVRPKVHYARPPHPPPDPPIPEASALGQETRHSLFTPHCLAQAELEHTKQRHSFPDRLVRSRSSDIVCPGRRPTSDPGLNRRVAAEERDPAGAFALGPSSSPSKDSLKGEVEDRKDSDDEKSDRNRPWWKKRFVSAIPKAPIAAFRKRDKHEKDDIVPERVPQDDPLPRQSSQAQAAEDILDKYRNIKRTSPSDGATGGASYDGTGDLCVEDSVHDSPREDTLQNISTDDLPDSASQTAQQHDSKFSFSDAKKKLRLALCSADSVALPIMAPATTRNGLPDHMDSEDNEIVCFLKVQLAEAINLQDKNQMAQIQETTRCVSRFDARTCRKLLAAIAEDYRKRAPYIAYLTRCRQGLQTSQAHLERLLQRVLRDKEVANRYFTTVCVRLLLEHMESRMLDFIKAFQGCTAADDKTAAVEDFLRYLYGAMARDAIWQYASEDQLQDAQMAIERSVMNRIFKLAFYPNQDGDILRDQLFHEHIQRLTKVVTANHKALQIPEVYLKEAPWPSAQSEIRTINAYKTPRDKVQCILRMCSTIMNLLSLANEDSVPGADDFVPVLVFVLIRANPPCLLSTVQYINNFYASRLSGEECYWWMQFTAAVEFIKTIDDRK from the exons AAGGGAGAACCCTAGACTGgtggcttcctgtttggtggcaGGCGAGAGGCTGAACCAAGAGCACACCCAGTCAGTCACCCATACAGTCTTCACCTCTCTTTATGGCAACTGTATTATGCAGGAGGATGAGAGCTACCTGTTACAG GTGTTGCGATACCTGGTGGAGTTTGAGCTGAAAGAGAGTGACAACCCTCGCCGCCTACTGCGACGGGGAACCTGTGCCTTCAGCATCCTTTTCAAGCTCTTCTCTGAGGGCCTGTACTCAGCCAAGCTCTTCCTCACTGCCACCCTCCATGAACCCATTATGCAGCTGCTGGTGGAGGATGAAGACCACCTGGAGACTGACCCAGCCAAGGTGACAGAGCGCCTCACTCCGGCCCAGCAGGAACGCTTCGGAGAGAAGGGCTCTGAGGGCTACAAACAAAGGGTGCAGGCAGCTGTGGAGGCCAATGAGGCCAAGCTGGTGGCTCTGGTCAACAAATTTATTGGTTACCTGAAGCAGAACACCTACTGCTTTCCCCACAGCCTGCGTTGGATTGTGTCGCAGATGTACAAGACTTTGTCATGTGTGGAGCGTCTTGAGGTGGGCGAGGTGCGCACCATGTGTACAGACCTGCTGCTGACCTGCTTCATTTGCCCAGCTATAGTTAACCCAGAGCAGTATGGTATCATCTCAGATGCCCCCATCAATGAAGTAGCCCGCTTCAATCTAATGCAG GTGGGGCAGCTTTTGCAGCAGTTGGCCATGGCTGATGATGATGCAGACCCAAGGCGGAAAAGCAGTTTGTCTAAATTTGATAAG AGTTGTGTTGCTGCCTTTCTGGATGTGGTGATTGGAGGAAGAGCAGTTGAGACCCCACCCATGTCCTCAATGAACCTTTTGGAAGGCCTCAGTAGGACTGCGGTCTATATCACACATAATCAGCTGCTGGTGCTG GTGGACTTTGTGCGGAACGTGATGGCAGGGGACCACCTTCGGGAGGAGGAGCACATGGCTCTGGAGACCCTGGTTGCCAACGTGCCCCAGTCTCGAACTGTGAAGAGCAACAGTCTGGAGCTCACTCCCTCCAACACCCCCCAGCTCTCCCCGGCTACCACTCCTGCCAACAAGAAGAACAGGCTCCCCATAG GACAACACTTAGCTGCTATAACATCCTGGGACCCCACAACCACCACTCTGTCTGCTCACATTCCATTAGTAACCCCTTTTG CTGCTCGCAGCCGCAGCCGTACCAACATAGCCCAGGAGGGGGAGGCAGAGGCCAGCTCCCAAGAGTCCCTACAGGAGCTGATGCCAGAGGAGGTGCTGGTGATTTCACTAGGAACTGGCCCACAGTCTGTCCCTGGGATGATGTCAGAGAATGAG GTATTGAACCTGCAGATGGCTGATGGAGCCCAGGGGGATGGCCATGCTGATGATACCAAGCTGCATGGTAAACCAGACAAAACTCTGCGCTTCTCCCTCTGCAGTGACAACTTGGAAGGCATCTCAGAGG gcCCATCCAATCGTTCTAACTCTGTGTCATCTCTGGACCTGGAGGGAGAGTCTGTTTCTGAGCTTGGAGCCGGACCATCAGGGAGCAACGGGGTGGAGGCTCTACAGCTTTTGGAGCATGAACAgg CTACTACTCAGGACAACCTGGATGACAAACTGCGCAAGTTTGAGATTAGAGACATGATGGGTCTAACAGATGATCGCGACATCTCTGAGACGGTCAGCGAAACCTGGAGCACCGACGTGCTCGGCAGTGACTTTGACCCCAACATGGATGAAGATCGGCTGCAGGAAATAGCAG GGGCAGCTGCGGAGAACATGCTCGGCAGCCTGCTGTGTCTTCCTGGCTCGGGTTCAGTACTGCTGGACCCCTACGGCTCCACCATCTCAGAGACCACAAGCGAGGCCTGGAGCGTGGAGGTCCTTCCCAGTGACTCAG AAGCACCAGACCTGAAGCAGGAGGAGCGCCTGCAGGAGCTGGAGAGCTGCTCAGGGGTTGGCAGTACCTCTGATGACACAGAGGTCAGAGAGGTCAGCTCGAGACCCAGCACACCAGGTCTCAGTGTCGTCTCAG GCATCAGCGCAACCTCAGAAGACATCCCCAACAAGATCGAGGACCTGCGGTCAGAGTGCAGCTCAGACTTTGGAGGGAAGGACTCTGTGACCAGTCCAGATGGGGAGGAGTCAGGCCACG GAGCACACCATCTGACATCTCCACCATCACAGGCCGATTCCTTACTGGCCATGTTCGATCCCCTCTCCTCCGGTGAAG GCTCCTCCACTGGCACAATAGTGAGGCCCAAAGTGCACTACGCCAGGCCCCCTCACCCTCCCCCCGATCCTCCCATCCCTGAAGCCAGTGCCCTGGGGCAGGAGACGCGCCACTCTCTCTTCACGCCCCACTGCCTGGCCCAGGCTGAGCTGGAGCACACCAAGCAGCGCCACTCCTTCCCTGACAGGCTGGTCCGTAGCCGCAGCTCTGACATCGTGTGCCCAGGCCGCCGGCCCACAAGTGACCCCGGCCTTAACCGGCGGGTCGCGGCCGAAGAGCGTGACCCTGCTGGGGCCTTCGCCTTAGGACCGTCCTCATCCCCCAGCAAGGACTCCCTGAAAGGGGAG GTTGAGGACAGGAAAGACAGTGATGATGAGAAGTCTGATCGCAACAGGCCATGGTGGAAGAAACGTTTTGTGTCAGCCATTCCCAAAG CGCCCATAGCTGCATTTCGGAAAAGGGACAAGCACGAGAAAGACGACATTGTCCCGGAGCGTGTTCCACAAG ATGACCCGTTGCCCAGACAGAGCTCTCAAGCACAGGCAGCTGAAGACATCCTGGACAAGTACAGGAACATCAAAAGGACCAGCCCGAGTGATGGAGCCACAGGCGGAGCTTCTTACGATGGTACAGGAG ATCTGTGTGTTGAGGACAGCGTTCACGACTCTCCTAGAGAAGACACTCTGCAGAACATCTCCACAGATGACCTCCCAGACTCAGCCAGCCAGACAGCACAGCAGCATGACTCCAAGTTCTCTTTCAG TGATGCAAAGAAGAAGTTGCGGTTGGCGTTGTGTTCTGCAGACTCAGTTGCTCTGCCCATCATGGCTCCTGCGACCACACGAAATGGGTTGCCTGACCACATGGACTCTGAAG acaaTGAGATCGTCTGCTTCCTGAAGGTCCAACTGGCAGAGGCCATCAACCTTCAGGATAAGAACCAGATGGCCCAGATCCAGGAGACCACGCGCTGTGTCAGCCGCTTTGACGCACGCACCTGCAGGAAGCTGCTGGCTGCCATTGCGGAGGATTACAG aAAGCGGGCGCCATACATCGCTTATCTAACCAGGTGTCGTCAGGGCCTGCAGACCTCTCAGGCCCACCTGGAGAGGCTCCTCCAGAGGGTGCTGAGAGACAAGGAGGTAGCTAACCGCTACTTCACCACCGTCTGTGTCAGGCTCCTTCTTGAGCACATGGAGTCCAGGATGCTTGACTTCATCAAAG CGTTCCAGGGGTGCACAGCAGCGGATGACAAGACAGCAGCAGTGGAGGATTTTCTGCGCTACTTGTACGGCGCCATGGCCCGTGATGCCATTTGGCAGTACGCTAGCGAAGACCAGCTGCAGGACGCCCAGATGGCTATCGAGCGCAGCGTTATGAACCGCATCTTCAAACTGGCCTTCTACCCCAACCAGGATGGAGATATTCTCAGAGACCA GCTTTTCCACGAACATATCCAGCGGCTCACAAAAGTTGTGACGGCCAATCATAAAGCTCTGCAAATCCCAGAG GTTTACCTGAAGGAGGCTCCCTGGCCCTCTGCACAGTCTGAGATCAGGACCATCAATGCATACAAGACACCACGAGACAAAGTCCAGTGTATACTGCGCATGTGTTCCACCATCATGAACCTCCTCAGTCTGGCCAATGAAGACTCTGTCCCTGGAGCAGATGACTTTGTCCCTGTGCTTGTCTTTGTCCTCATAAGG GCAAACCCGCCCTGCCTGCTGTCCACCGTTCAGTACATCAATAATTTCTATGCCAGCCGGCTGAGTGGGGAGGAGTGCTATTGGTGGATGCAGTTCACCGCGGCGGTGGAATTCATTAAGACCATCGACGATCGCAAGTGA